The following is a genomic window from Rhodothermus sp..
AAAGTCCGGCCAGGTGCGCAGGGAGCCACGCAGAGTTACGACCTGCTCCACAGGCACTGGCAGCACATAAAGCCGGCAGGGGCCGGCAGTTATCTCTACGACACGTTCAGCGAATGTTCGACGCATGGTACTTCACGGGTTTCGGGGAACATACCATCCCACTGTACGCGCCGCTTCAATCAGGTAGGTCTGGGCCACGCGCTGCACATCGTCCGGGGTAACACGGGCGATTCGATCCAGATAGGTGGCGTAGAGTTTCCAGTCGCCCAGCGCAATGGCTTCGTTGAGTTGGGCCGCAATCGCAAACGGCCCATCGCGCCCGTACGCTTCGAGCGCAGTCAGTTGCTCTCGGGCACGGACCACTTCCTCCTCGGCAACGCCCTCGTGCGCCACACGCTCCAGTTCCTCCAAAAGCACTGTTTCCACCTCGGCATGCGTCTTACCGGGAGCCAGGCGAGCCACTACGTAAAACAGACTGGGATCGCAATGGCGTTCGTTCGCGGCTACCACCAGAGTGGTCAGACCGGCATCCGTCAGCCGACGGTATAGACGGCTGTTGCGTCCCTGAGAAAGTAGCGTAGCCAGCACATCAAGTGCATCAGCATCTGGCTCCAGTCCAGCAGGCGCCTTGAACGCGATCATGACCAGTCCGAGCTGTCCGGCCTGTTGTACCGTTACACGGCGTTCACCTCGCTGTACCGGCTCGCGCGTCCACACCGGTGGAATTGGTTGAGGAGCTCGTGGAATAGAGCCAAAGTGCTCCCGCACTAATGTCAGTGCCGTCTCCGGGTCGAAGTCGCCAATGATAGAGACGGTGGCGTTGTTTGGCCAGTAGTAGGTATCGTAGAAATGGCGAAGGGCCTCGGCTGTCATGTGCTCAACATCGCTCCGCCAGCCAATGGTAGGGTGGCGATAGGGATGCGCCACAAAGGCCACACTCCAGACGGCATGATAAAGGTTACGCAGCGGATCATTTTCGCCCCGATCCATTTCATTCAGGATCACGGTACGTTCGGCCTCCACATCTTCTGGCCGTATCAACGCACCTCGCATGCGATCCGCCTCAATTTCAACGGCCAGTGCCAGATGCTCCCGAGGCAGCAGCGCGTAGTAGTTCGTACGGTCCAGCCAGGTCGTTGCATTTACCTGAGCCCCCACGCGTTGCAACACCTGAAAGACCGACGTTCCCCGTGTCTTATTAAAGCGTTCGGTTCCCTTAAACATCAGATGCTCCAGCATGTGCGTGGCGCCGGTCAGACCGGTAGGTTCATTCCGGCTTCCTACATGGTAGGTGATCATAAAGGCAACGACCGGCACCACGTTCTGGGGCATCAGCAGCACCTGCAGATCGTTGGTGTCCAGGCGATACGCCTCAATGCCACCAGCAGCTTCCACGAAGGTAAAGTCCTTGACCTGGCGGCCTGTCGTTGAGAACACTTCGGGTATAGCCATCACGTATACTCCACGGTGTATGTTTTTCAGTGGGCATCCAGCCAGTTATCGCCCACGCCGACCTCTATTTCAACAGGGACTCCTTCGAGCGGAAGCGCCCGGGTCATCTCTTCTGTAATCAACTGACGCACTGGTTCGACTTCTTCGGGTGGCATTTCGAAGACCAGCTCGTCATGCACCTGCAGCAGCATTTTGGCCTGGTAGCCTTCTCGCTGGAGTCGGTGGTAAATGTGCACCATGGCCAGCTTGATCATATCGGCCTGTGTGCCCTGGATGGGCATGTTGACAGCGATACGCTCGGCCATGGAGCGTTCTGCCCGATTCCGGGCATTGATGCTGGGTACATAGCGACGGCGTCCCAGCAGCGTTTCGACGTAGCCTTTCTGGCGAGCTTCTTCGATCACGCGATGCAGAAAGCGAGTCACGCCCGGAAAAGCCCGCTGATATTCTTCAATGAGCTGCTGGGCCTCACGCGTCGAGCACCGCAGCCGCTGGGCCAGTCCCCAGGCCGAAATGCCATAGGGAATCCCATAGTTGACCATTTTGGCGCGTCGGCGCTGTTCGGGAGTCACTTTTTCGGGAGGCACCTTGAAGACCCGGGCAGCGGTTGCCGTGTGGATATCCTCGCCTTCCAGAAAGGCCCGGCGTAGTGCTTCGTCACCACTCAGAGCGGCCAGAATGCGCAGCTCGATCTGCACATAGTCGGCCGAAAGTAGTTTCCAGCCCGGACGGGGTACAAAAGCGCGGCGGATTTCACGTCCCACCTCGGTGCGCACCGGAATGTTCTGCAAATTTGGATTACTGGACGAAAGCCGTCCGGTGGCTGTCACGGTCTGATTGAAGGTGGTATGGATACGGCCGGTTTCCGGATGAATGAGCGGCTCAAGCCCATCGACATAGGTACTTTTGAGCTTGGCCAGGTGTCGCCAGTCAAGGATCAGGCCTGGAAGCGGATGCTGGGTCGCCAGTTCCTGTAGCACGCTTTCTCGAGTAGAAGGTCGACCGGTGCTGGTTCGCGCCCGGGGCTTCAGTCCCAGCCGCTGGAACAACACTTCGGCCAGTTGCTGTGGCGAGCCGATCTTGAAGGTAACGCCAGCGATTTCGTAGATCTTCGCTTCCAGTTCATGAAGTTCTTGCTCAAGCTGGTCGCCGATTTCTCGAAGCACCTTGCGATCAATGCAGATGCCCGTTCGCTCCATGTCGGCCAGCACCTCAATGAGCGGAAATTCCATCTTTTCAGCGATAGACCGAAGCCCGAGCCGGTCCAGCTCTTCGGCCAGCACGTCTGCCAGCTGTAGCGCGATATCGGTATCCTCACAGGCATACGGTCCGACTTCATCAATCGCTACATCACGCATGGACTTCTGGTCCCGGCCCGAGCCAATCAGCTCCGAAATCGAAACCATCTGATAGCGCAGATACTGGCGGGCCAGCACCTCCAGGTTGTGTGGCTCTTCAGGCGCAATCAGATAGTGGGCCACCATGGTGTCAAAGTAGGGCGGCGGCATTTCCACGCCATGGCGGGCCAGTACGACCAGATCGTATTTCAGATGTTGTCCGATCTTACAGCGAGCATGCTGAAGAATCGGCGCCAACCGTTCGAGAACGGTTTCCGTTGGCGTCCCATCGGGCAGCGGCGTCGGCACGTAATAGCCCTGGCCTTTTTCCCAGGAAAATGCAATCCCTACCAGCGAGGCCCACATGGCCTCGGTCGAGGTTGTCTCTGTGTCGATCGCCAGCCGCTCACATTGCCTCAGATGCGCAATCAACTCCTCCAGCTGTTGCTGATTACGCACAATCCGGTAGTCTGCCTTTTCCGGATCATAGACCTGAAGCGGCTCGTAGGGACCAAAATCGAAATCCGGCTCGGTCACCTCCTCGATGGTTTCGGTCCGTTCTCCTTCACCGTCTGCCACGCCCGTCAGCCCTCCTTCCCGGAGGCGTCGCACCAGCGAATCGAATTCCAGCTCCTGGAAAAGCTGCAAGAGACGAGGCAGATTGGGCTGCGCCCGATGGAACGTCTCCCAGCGGATACGTAGCGGCACATCGGTCCGGATCGTAACCAGCCGTTTGGACAGCAGCGCTTCCTCGCGGTGATGCAGCAATCCTTCGCGGGCTCGTTTTCCCTTCACCTCCTCGGCATGAGCCAGCAGGTTTTCTACCGAACCATACTGGCGGATAAGCTGAACAGCCGTTTTTTCACCAATGCCAGGCACCCCGGGCACGTTATCGCTCGGATCACCCATAAGCGCCAGCACGTCGATGAACTGTGGAGGCTCCAGGCCATAGGTCTCGCGAAACGTCTCGATCGTAATCAGGTCGAAGGCTTCCCCGCGTCGTGCAGGCTTATAAATGGAGATATGGGAGCTTAGCAGTTGCAGGAAGTCTTTGTCGGGCGAGACGATCACCACATCAATGCCATGCGCTTCGGCCCGCCGCGCCAGCGTACCGATCACATCATCTGCTTCCACACCAGGCTCCTCGATAACCGGAATGTCCAGCGCCCGCACAATCTCCTTGATCCAGGGCAGATTGGTCAGCAGATCATCCGGCGGAGGTTCCCGATGGGCCTTATAGGCTTCATAGATAGCTTCACGAAAGGTCCCTTCTTCCCCAGCAGCATCAAAGACCACGGCCATGTATTCCATACCATGGTCTTCGATCAACTTCAGCAACGAAACCGTAAAACCATAGGCCGCTGAAGTGTTCTGGCCTTTTGTGTTGACCAGCGGCCGGCCAATAAACACATAATGCGCCCGATAGGCCAGCGCCATTGCATCGATCAGATAAAGACGCTGCATATCGGACGGTGGCCGATTCGCTTCCTGCTCAGCAAACAGATGGAGCTGGTCCTTTTTTTGCACGGGCCCTCTGCGTCGATGCAATCCGGAAAATACATTGCCAAAAGTTAAAAAGGTCGGGGAAAGTTAGTTCCTCGTGTTGCGTTATATTGAAGCTGATTTTCTGGGACACATAGAAGCAAGACAGCATGTCGCGGCAAACACCACCTGTTATCCATAAGCCGGAGGTCGTTCTGGTGACCGGAGGAGCCGGCTTTATTGGGTCGAATTTTCTACTGTACATGGTGCCCCGCTATCCCTCTGTGCAGTTCATTAACCTGGACAGCCTGACCTACGCGGGCAACCTGCTCAACCTGCGGGATATCGAAGAGGCCCCGAATTATCGGTTCGTGCGGGGCGATGTAGCCGACGCGCCCCTGGTGGAGCGGCTGTTTCGGGAGTATGGTATTACGACGGTAGTACATCTGGCTGCTGAAAGCCATGTAGATCGCTCCATCATGACGCCCCTGTCGTTCGTGCTTACGAATACGGTGGGGACGGTCACCCTGCTCGAAGCGGCTCGTAAGGCATGGGGTAACCATGCCGACCCCGAACGCTTTCGCTTCTATCATATCTCCACCGACGAAGTGTTCGGCAGTCTGGGACCAGAGGGCTACTTTACCGAATCGACTCCTTACAACCCACGCTCGCCGTATGCCGCCTCCAAGGCTGCCAGCGATCACTTCGTGCGGGCTTACTGGCACACCTATGGTCTGCCCGTGGTCCTGTCGAACTGCTCGAATAATTACGGGCCTTACCAGTTTCCTGAAAAACTCATCCCCCTGGTTCTCCTGAATGCCCTGGAGAACCGCCCCATCCCGATTTATGGAAAAGGCGAAAATGTCCGCGACTGGCTTTACGTGCGCGACCACTGCACAGCGATCGAACGCATTCTGTTTTCTGGACAGCCGGGCCAGACCTATCTGGTCAGTGCAGGTTGTGAGCGCAAGAACCTGGAGCTGGTCCGGCAATTGCTGGATCTGATTGACGAAGCGCTGGGACGGCCGATAGGACAATCACGCCAGCTCATCACCTTTGTCAAGGATCGTCCCGGACACGACTTTCGCTATGCGCTGGATGCTTCCCGGTTGCGTCAGGAGCTGGGCTGGGAACCGGCCTATACGCTCGAGGAAGGGCTGCGTGAAACCGTCCACTGGTATCTGACGCACCGGGACTGGCTGGAAGCTGTCACGGACGCTTCTTACCGTTCGTATTACGAAAAACAGTATGTTTTGCGTTAAATGAGCCGTCCACTCAAGGGTATCGTATTGGCTGGCGGGACCGGCAGCCGCCTCTACCCGTTGACCAAGGTTACCAACAAACACCTGCTTCCCGTCGGTCGCTATCCCATGATCTATCATCCATTGATCCGGATGCGCCGCGTAGGCATCCGTGAGGTGGCCGTCGTCACCAGCCCCGAACACATGGGCGACGTGGTCAACCTGCTGGGCAGCGGCCGTGATTTCGGCCTGGATCTGACCTATCGCGTGCAGGATGAGCCGGGCGGCATTGCCCAGGCTATCGGACTGTGCGAACGCTTTATCGACGGCGACCCGTTTCTGGTCATTCTCGGCGATAATATTCTCTCGGAAGACCTGCACGATGAGGTGGCTGCCTACCAGGAACAGCTTCGACGCCACGGGGGCGGTGCCCGCGTTCTACTCAAGGAAGTACCTGATCCGGAGCGCTACGGCGTCCCCCGCATCGAAGGCGATCGCATCGTCGAAATCATCGAAAAACCAGCCCGCCCCCCCAGTCGCTATGCCGTTACAGGCATCTACTTCTACGATGCCTATGCTTTCGAAGTGATCCGTCACCTCAAACCCAGCGCCCGTGGCGAACTGGAAGTAAGTGACGTAAGCAATGCCTACATTGCCCGCGGTCAGCTCTCCTATGGCATCCTGCAAGGCTGGTGGGGGGATGCCGGCACCATCGAAGGCTGGCATGAAGCCAACCGACTGGCCCGTGATCTGGTGTACGAAGAGCTGGAAAACTTTCGCAATAACCGGCGATGAACTGGAAGGAAGGTCCGATTGAAGGCGTGATCGTTCGGCCCCTTAAACGCTACGAAGACACACGGGGCTGGCTGGCCGAGTTTTTTCGCCAGGATGAACTGGATCCTTCCGTCTATCCCGTCATGGGCTACGTCTCGCTCACTCATCCTGGCATCACGCGTGGCCCTCACGAACACCGCGAGCAGACCGACCTGTTTGTGTTTTTCCATGGTCGGCTCCGCATGTATCTCTGGGATGCCCGATCCGATTCCCCCACTTATGGCTATCGCCAGGTCCTTGACGTGGGCGAGGCCCATCCAGTAACCGTGCTGGTGCCACCCGGGGTGGTCCATGCCTATCGGAATATCGGCGACAGACCGGCGTTGCTGGTCAACTGTCCCAACCGCCTGTATGCCGGCTGGGGCCGCCAGGAACCTGTTGATGAAATCCGCCACGAAAATCGCCCCGATCATCCCTTCCATATGGACTGACACGTTCGGCACGTTTTTTTCTGAGGAAATCTGCTGTTTTGGTCGAACCCGCAACCAGGGCGAACGTTCGGCCTCGGGATAGTTGTTGAATCATTCGTAAGCGCCCGTGTATCTGCTGCTGTTCGACATCGACGGGACCCTGATCCGCACCCACGGTCTGGGACGCCAGACCATGGAAAACGCCCTGTCAGCGTGGCTGGGACGGCCTGTAACAACTCAGGGCGTTGATTTTGCCGGTCGTACAGATCCGGCTATTCTACTGGATATTCTGACAGTTAGTGGCCTGCCCGAACACGTGGCGCGCCATCTACTGCCTGAAGCTCTGGCGGTTTACAGCCAGGCGATGCTCCGGCGGCTTCGCACAGAACACCTTGAGGTATTGCCCGGGGTCACGATGCTACTGGAAGAACTGTGCGAGTGGCCCGACGTCTATCTGGGCCTGGTGACAGGCAACCTGCGTTCAGTGGCCTTCCACAAGTTATCCCTGGCAGGCCTGGCCGGCTACTTTGGTGAAGGAGCTTTCGGATGCGACCATGCCAACCGCAACGAACTCCCACCGATCGCTGTCAAGCGAGTTCGGGAAGCTACAGGCTATCCATTTACCGGCGCCGAAACCATCATCATTGGCGACACCCCTCATGATATAGCCTGTGCCCGACATGCGGGTGCCTCCGTGGTTGCTGTCTGCACCGGAGGCTATACGCGAGATGCGCTGGCGACCTATCGGCCCGACCTGCTGCTGGAAGACCTGAGTAATCCGGAGCCTTTTTTCGAATGGCTGAGCGCACAACGTGCCCTTTCAGGCAAAGCGTCGTAGCGTCCGCGCAACGCCAGCCGCATAGCTACCGCCGAATAGATTGAGGTGGTTAATCAGGTGGTACAGGTTATACAGCTCACGGCGCTCTTCGTACCCGGGTTCGAGGGGCCAGGCTGCACGATAAGCGGCATAAAAACGCGTATCAAAGCCTCCGAACAGTTCGGTCATTGCCAGATCGGTTTCCCGATCCCCATAGTAAACAGCTGGATCAATCAGGGCAGCGCGTCCGTCGAACGTCACCATGAAATTACCACTCCACAGATCACCGTGCAGCAGCGAAGCCGGCGGGCGGGCCGGTAGCAATTCGGGAAGTCGTTTTTCCAGCCGTTCCAGCCATCGATCCCAGTCACGCTCCCAGTGTCCCTGCTGACGCGCCCAACGTACCTGCGGTGCAAGGCGATGCTGCCAGAAAAACGTCGGCCAGTCATCCTCCCATGCGTTCTCTTGAGGCATACGCCCGATAAAGTTGTCCTGCGTGAAACCGTAACGTGGCCCCTGCACTTGGTGCAGGTGGGCCAGCCCTTCGCCAAAGTGCTCCCAGAAGTGCGGCCCCGGCCGGCCGGGCTCGATCCACTCCAGCACCAGAAAGCCGGGGCGATCCGACTGCGCTTCGCCCAACGCCACAACCTCCGGAATTACCAGAGGGCTTTTAGCCGCACGTAGCGCACGCAACCCGACCGCTTCAGCCTTAAACGTATGAGCTACCTCAGCAGGCCCCCACTTTAAAAAGTAAACCCCACGATCCGTCTCCAGACGACACGCCCGGGCAATGCAGCCTCCACCCACAGGCGCTATGTGCCGCACCGAGCACCTAAACACCGCCGTCAGGGCCTTCAGGAGCTCCGCGGGCAACGTCATCGCGATAACCCGA
Proteins encoded in this region:
- a CDS encoding pitrilysin family protein, translating into MAIPEVFSTTGRQVKDFTFVEAAGGIEAYRLDTNDLQVLLMPQNVVPVVAFMITYHVGSRNEPTGLTGATHMLEHLMFKGTERFNKTRGTSVFQVLQRVGAQVNATTWLDRTNYYALLPREHLALAVEIEADRMRGALIRPEDVEAERTVILNEMDRGENDPLRNLYHAVWSVAFVAHPYRHPTIGWRSDVEHMTAEALRHFYDTYYWPNNATVSIIGDFDPETALTLVREHFGSIPRAPQPIPPVWTREPVQRGERRVTVQQAGQLGLVMIAFKAPAGLEPDADALDVLATLLSQGRNSRLYRRLTDAGLTTLVVAANERHCDPSLFYVVARLAPGKTHAEVETVLLEELERVAHEGVAEEEVVRAREQLTALEAYGRDGPFAIAAQLNEAIALGDWKLYATYLDRIARVTPDDVQRVAQTYLIEAARTVGWYVPRNP
- the polA gene encoding DNA polymerase I; its protein translation is MQKKDQLHLFAEQEANRPPSDMQRLYLIDAMALAYRAHYVFIGRPLVNTKGQNTSAAYGFTVSLLKLIEDHGMEYMAVVFDAAGEEGTFREAIYEAYKAHREPPPDDLLTNLPWIKEIVRALDIPVIEEPGVEADDVIGTLARRAEAHGIDVVIVSPDKDFLQLLSSHISIYKPARRGEAFDLITIETFRETYGLEPPQFIDVLALMGDPSDNVPGVPGIGEKTAVQLIRQYGSVENLLAHAEEVKGKRAREGLLHHREEALLSKRLVTIRTDVPLRIRWETFHRAQPNLPRLLQLFQELEFDSLVRRLREGGLTGVADGEGERTETIEEVTEPDFDFGPYEPLQVYDPEKADYRIVRNQQQLEELIAHLRQCERLAIDTETTSTEAMWASLVGIAFSWEKGQGYYVPTPLPDGTPTETVLERLAPILQHARCKIGQHLKYDLVVLARHGVEMPPPYFDTMVAHYLIAPEEPHNLEVLARQYLRYQMVSISELIGSGRDQKSMRDVAIDEVGPYACEDTDIALQLADVLAEELDRLGLRSIAEKMEFPLIEVLADMERTGICIDRKVLREIGDQLEQELHELEAKIYEIAGVTFKIGSPQQLAEVLFQRLGLKPRARTSTGRPSTRESVLQELATQHPLPGLILDWRHLAKLKSTYVDGLEPLIHPETGRIHTTFNQTVTATGRLSSSNPNLQNIPVRTEVGREIRRAFVPRPGWKLLSADYVQIELRILAALSGDEALRRAFLEGEDIHTATAARVFKVPPEKVTPEQRRRAKMVNYGIPYGISAWGLAQRLRCSTREAQQLIEEYQRAFPGVTRFLHRVIEEARQKGYVETLLGRRRYVPSINARNRAERSMAERIAVNMPIQGTQADMIKLAMVHIYHRLQREGYQAKMLLQVHDELVFEMPPEEVEPVRQLITEEMTRALPLEGVPVEIEVGVGDNWLDAH
- the rfbB gene encoding dTDP-glucose 4,6-dehydratase — its product is MSRQTPPVIHKPEVVLVTGGAGFIGSNFLLYMVPRYPSVQFINLDSLTYAGNLLNLRDIEEAPNYRFVRGDVADAPLVERLFREYGITTVVHLAAESHVDRSIMTPLSFVLTNTVGTVTLLEAARKAWGNHADPERFRFYHISTDEVFGSLGPEGYFTESTPYNPRSPYAASKAASDHFVRAYWHTYGLPVVLSNCSNNYGPYQFPEKLIPLVLLNALENRPIPIYGKGENVRDWLYVRDHCTAIERILFSGQPGQTYLVSAGCERKNLELVRQLLDLIDEALGRPIGQSRQLITFVKDRPGHDFRYALDASRLRQELGWEPAYTLEEGLRETVHWYLTHRDWLEAVTDASYRSYYEKQYVLR
- a CDS encoding sugar phosphate nucleotidyltransferase encodes the protein MSRPLKGIVLAGGTGSRLYPLTKVTNKHLLPVGRYPMIYHPLIRMRRVGIREVAVVTSPEHMGDVVNLLGSGRDFGLDLTYRVQDEPGGIAQAIGLCERFIDGDPFLVILGDNILSEDLHDEVAAYQEQLRRHGGGARVLLKEVPDPERYGVPRIEGDRIVEIIEKPARPPSRYAVTGIYFYDAYAFEVIRHLKPSARGELEVSDVSNAYIARGQLSYGILQGWWGDAGTIEGWHEANRLARDLVYEELENFRNNRR
- a CDS encoding dTDP-4-dehydrorhamnose 3,5-epimerase family protein, producing MNWKEGPIEGVIVRPLKRYEDTRGWLAEFFRQDELDPSVYPVMGYVSLTHPGITRGPHEHREQTDLFVFFHGRLRMYLWDARSDSPTYGYRQVLDVGEAHPVTVLVPPGVVHAYRNIGDRPALLVNCPNRLYAGWGRQEPVDEIRHENRPDHPFHMD
- a CDS encoding HAD hydrolase-like protein, encoding MYLLLFDIDGTLIRTHGLGRQTMENALSAWLGRPVTTQGVDFAGRTDPAILLDILTVSGLPEHVARHLLPEALAVYSQAMLRRLRTEHLEVLPGVTMLLEELCEWPDVYLGLVTGNLRSVAFHKLSLAGLAGYFGEGAFGCDHANRNELPPIAVKRVREATGYPFTGAETIIIGDTPHDIACARHAGASVVAVCTGGYTRDALATYRPDLLLEDLSNPEPFFEWLSAQRALSGKAS
- a CDS encoding fructosamine kinase family protein, coding for MTLPAELLKALTAVFRCSVRHIAPVGGGCIARACRLETDRGVYFLKWGPAEVAHTFKAEAVGLRALRAAKSPLVIPEVVALGEAQSDRPGFLVLEWIEPGRPGPHFWEHFGEGLAHLHQVQGPRYGFTQDNFIGRMPQENAWEDDWPTFFWQHRLAPQVRWARQQGHWERDWDRWLERLEKRLPELLPARPPASLLHGDLWSGNFMVTFDGRAALIDPAVYYGDRETDLAMTELFGGFDTRFYAAYRAAWPLEPGYEERRELYNLYHLINHLNLFGGSYAAGVARTLRRFA